In the genome of Candoia aspera isolate rCanAsp1 chromosome 1, rCanAsp1.hap2, whole genome shotgun sequence, one region contains:
- the LOC134489697 gene encoding C-X-C chemokine receptor type 1-like, with the protein MEPMVIDGDRLMDLLNNFSYNTDYTIGPESVLAEPCRPQNATVTVKYIVAIIYSLVCILSLLGNSLVILVVSYNKGNHSVTDVYLLNLAIADLLFALTLPIWAVYRAHEWIFGTFMCKITSVMKEVNFYSGILLLAFISFDRYLAIVYATRAATEKRHWVKFVCIGIWLFSFLFSLPVIRFREVFLPPNSSHMVCYENIGGNQTAEWRVVLRILPQVFGFLLPLIIMIICYGLTVHRLYQTKNKQKKKAMKVILAVVLTFLICWLPYNITLLFDTFLRIGVITDSCSVRNNIDAALLGTEILGFAHSCINPIIYAFIGQKFRNNFLKILVSRGIVSKEILNQYRKGSTFSTSSANTSTTL; encoded by the coding sequence ATGGAACCAATGGTAATCGATGGGGACCGACTTATGGATCTCCTAAATAACTTTTCTTATAACACAGATTATACCATTGGCCCTGAAAGTGTACTTGCAGAACCTTGCAGGCCACAGAATGCAACAGTTACCGTAAAGTATATTGTAGCAATCATCTATAGCCTGGTTTGCATTTTGAGCCTGCTGGGCAACTCCTTGGTGATTCTGGTGGTGAGCTACAACAAAGGAAACCATTCTGTTACTGATGTTTATCTCCTGAACTTGGCTATTGCTGATCTTCTCTTTGCACTTACCTTGCCAATCTGGGCTGTGTATCGCGCTCATGAGTGGATCTTTGGCACTTTCATGTGCAAAATCACCTCAGTCATGAAGGAAGTCAACTTCTACAGTGGTATCCTCCTGTTGGCCTTTATCAGTTTTGATCGTTATTTGGCAATAGTCTATGCTACTcgggcagccactgagaagagGCACTGGGTCAAATTTGTCTGCATTGGCATCTGGctgttctccttcctcttttcccttcctgTGATCCGCTTCCGGGAGGTTTTCCTGCCCCCAAATTCCTCTCACATGGTTTGTTATGAGAACATTGGAGGGAATCAAACAGCTGAATGGAGGGTAGTACTGAGAATCTTACCACAGGTGTTTGGTTTTCTCCTCCCCTTGATAATCATGATCATTTGCTATGGTTTAACGGTGCACAGACTTTACCAGACAAAGAACAAGcaaaagaagaaggcaatgaaagTAATCTTGGCTGTAGTGCTGACCTTTCTGATCTGTTGGCTACCCTACAACATCACCCTGCTTTTTGATACTTTCTTGAGGATAGGCGTCATAACCGACAGCTGCTCAGTTCGTAACAACATTGACGCTGCTCTTTTGGGTACCGAGATTTTGGGATTTGCTCATAGCTGTATCAACCCCATCATATATGCTTTCATAGGACAGAAATTCCGGAACAACTTCCTCAAGATCTTGGTCTCACGTGGTATTGTCAGCAAAGAAATCCTGAATCAATATAGGAAGGGATCCACGTTTTCAACTTCCTCTGCTAACACTTCAACCACTCTTTAA